The DNA window CACAACCATGAGGATTTCTTTACTCATTCCACTGTCTCCATCAGGACCGCGATTTGCGGACCTCCAATTCGCCCAATAAACGTGCTCTAGCCACCGCTTGCAACGGTACCTGAATCAGCTCATCGTCCACCAATAATTCCACGACATCGGGGTCGGCTTTTTGGATGACGCCGGAAAAATTCCGTCGCCCCTCAACCGGCCACTGGGTGCGCAATTTGATTTTTTCTCCCTGATAGCGAGCATAGTGGCCCGCTTCAAACAATGGCCGATTGACACCCGGCGAAGAAACCTCCAAGCGATAAGCCACGGGTATCGGATCTTCGACATCCAAAACACCGCTCACCTGGTCGCTCACCGCCGCGCAGTCATCCAGGGTGACGCCGGCATCGGCATCAATGAACACGCGCAGCAGGGCACTGTTGCCGTGCAACTGGTATTCAAGCCCCCAAAGATCAAAGCCCATGGCTTGAATCACTGGAGCAATCAACCCTTGAATTTTTGCAGAATCTTGACGCACCTGTTATTCCAAAAAAAACCAACAAAAAAGGGCCCCCAGGGCCCTGTAAACATCCAACCGGCTAACAAAAAGGCCCCAACGGGGCCTTTTTGCAAGGTACCTGGTAGCGGGGGCAGGATTCGAACCTGCGACCTTCGGGTTATGAGCCCGACGAGCTGCCAGACTGCTCCACCCCGCAACTGAGAAGCGCGACTATACGGGGTCTGATCGCTTTTTTCAAGTCAACTTTGGGCCGATTATCGAACGGCTACCGCCAGCGACATCAAAATACCCGGGAAAATACCCAAAGCCAGCATAGCCAAGCCATTGATGGACAATACAGCACCCATATCTGCTTCGCGAACAATGGGCGCATCATCGCTTGGCTTATCAAAATACAAATATTTCACCACCCGCAGATAATAGAAAGCGCCAATCACCGACATCAGCACAGCGAATACAGCCAACCAAACCAGACCGACATCAACAACCGCTTGAAGTACGGCTAACTTGGCGTAAAAGCCCACCGTTGGTGGAATACCGGCCATGGAGAACATCAACAGCAACATGATGAATGCGAACCAAGGACTGCGCTCACCCAAGCCTTTGAAGTCCTCGATGTTATCGGCCTCAAATCCCTGACGCGACAACAATAGGATCATACCGAAGCCGCCCGCTGCCATCATGGCATAGACAATCACATAGAAAATCGCCGCAGCATACCCCGGCTCGGTACCGGCCATAATCGCCATGACGATGAAGCCCACATGAGCGATGGTCGAATAGGCGAACATCCGCTTGATATTGGTTTGCGCAATGGCCACGACGTTACCCAAGGCCAGTGACAACACCGCCAGGATGAGCAGCATCCCCTGCCAATCCGCATGCAAGGGGCCCAGCCCATCGACCAAGAGGCGCATGACAATGGCGAAGCCGGCAATTTTTGGAGCGGCGCTAATAAATAAGGTCACGGGCGTGGCGGCGCCGTGATACACGTCCGGCAACCACATGTGAAAGGGCACGGCGCCCATCTTGAAGCCCAAACCCACCACCACAAAGGCCAGCGCAAAAACCAGCGCGATATCCAACTCGCCGCCCAAAATGGCGGTACTTACCCCCAGTGCGACTTCTTGGATATCCAAACTACCGGTCACCCCGTAAACCAACGACATGCCATAGAGCAACATGCCCGAGGCGATTGAGCCGAGAACGAAATACTTCATTGCCGATTCCGACGAGACCGAAGAATCGCGGTTAAATGCGACCAGGGCATAAAGACTGAGGGATAACAGCTCCAGACCCAAATACAGGGTCAACATGCTGTGTGCGGAGATCATAATCATCATCCCCAAAATACCCAGCAAGCCGAGTACAAAGAATTCGCCTTTATAAAGATCACGCACCGACAAATAGCTGCGTGAGTAACTGAACACGGCGACCGAGATAATCAGTACTGCGCCCTTAAGCAAATCCGCCATGGGATCAGCGACAAAACTATTGGAAAAACTCAGCCTGACTTGATCCGATGCCAGCACTACCACCAATAACAAAGTACCCAGCAAGGCAAACTGCGATAGGGCATAAGTCACGCCGCGGCGTGATTGCGGTAAAAATAAATCCAACACCAAAATGCCCAGCGCCATCGCCAGCAGGAACATCTCCGGAATGATGGGGACGAAATTGGGTATCTCAAAATTCATCATGAGGTCCGCTTAGTCTCACAGCTTAGATTGGGCAATATGCTGCACCAGATTATCGACGCTGGCATCCAGGACTTCCAAAAGCGGCGCCGGGTAGACACCCAACAGCAGCACAGCAAAAGCCAGCACGCCCAGTAACCAGAACTCGCGACGATTCAAATCTTGCAGCTTGGCGACATTGTCATTCGCCACTTCTCCATAAATGACCCGTTTCACCAGCCATAAAGTGTACGCCGCCGCCAGTATCAAGGTGGTGGCCGCGAGCAGCGCGATCCAGAAATTAGCGTGGAAGCTGGCGATAATCACCATGAACTCGCCAACAAAGCCCGAAGTGCCCGGTAGCCCGGTATTGGCCATAGCAAACAATACAAAAAACGCGGCAAACCAAGGCATGGTATTCGCCACCCCGCCATAATCGGCAATCTCACGGCTGTGCATGCGGTCATACAAAACGCCCACGCACAGGAACATGGCGGCTGAAATCAAACCATGCGAGATCATTTGCACCATGCCTCCGCTGATCCCTAGCGCTGCGCCCTGCCATTGCCCGGTGTTGGTGAATACCATAAAGGCAATGAAAAAGCCTAAGGTGACAAAACCCATATGGGCGATAGATGAATAGGCAATCAGCTTTTTCATATCTTTTTGCATCAACGCCACCAGCCCCACATACACCACAGCGATCAGTGACAGGGTGATCATCATCCAGTCCAGCGCCTGAGCCGCATCGGGCGCAATCGGCAGTGAAAAGCGCAAAAAGCCATAGCCGCCAATCTTCAGCATGATCGCCGCCAGAATCACCGATCCTCCGGTGGGCGCCTCGACATGCGCATCCGGCAACCACGTATGGACGGGGAACATGGGGATTTTTACTGCGAAAGCCATGAACATCGCCAAGAAAATCAATATCTGCGCCGTCATGCCAATGGGCAGGGTATGGAAGTCGAGGATGGCGAAGCTGCCCGTTTGCAGGAACAGATAAATCAGTGCGATCAGCAGGAACACCGAACCAAAAAAGGTGTAGAGAAAAAACTTCAGCGTTGCATAAACCCGGTTAGGCCCGCCCCAGATACCAATTACCAAGAACATGGGAATGAGCATCGCCTCGAAAAAAACGTAAAACAAAATGGCATCCAGCGCGGCGAACACCCCGTTCATCAGCCCCTCAAGAATCAAGAAGGCCGCCATATATTGGGCAACACGATGCTGAATCACTTCCCAGGCGGCGATGATCACCAACACCGAGGTGAATGTCGTCAACAAAATCAAGGGCATAGAGATGCCATCCACCCCGAGGTGGTAATTGATATTCAAGGCGCTAATCCACGGCAGAAACTCTTGGAACTGCATGGCCGCCGTGCCACGCTCAAAACCGGTGAACAAAGGAATACTGAACAGGAAGGTGAGCACGGCTGCGCCCAAAGCCAAGCGCCGGGCGATTTCCGGCATGCGGTCCCCGATAAACAGCACCAGCAGACCACCAACAATGGGGGTCCAAACTACCAGGGACAGCAATGGCCAATCAGAAAACATCAGTGATTCCTGTTACCCGTTCACTAACGAACAAAATAAACAATCAATACCAGCAGCCCCACAATCATGGTGAAGGCATAGTGGTAGAGATAACCGGTTTGAGAAAAACGCAGGCGACTGGAAATCCAGCCCACACTGCGGGCAGTGCCGTTCACTAAGATCCGATCAATGATCAGAGTATCGCCAAACCGCCATAACCAATTGCCAAGACGGCGACTACCGGCGGCGAACACGCGGTCATTGAACTCATCAAAGCCGTAGCTGCGCAGCATCGCTTGATACACGCGCGGGAACTTGTTGCGCACTTGGTCTGCCAGTTCCGGGCGTTGCATAAACACGTACCAAGCCGTAGCAACACCGGCAAGCGCCAACCAGAATGGCGGCATCATCATGCCATGCACAATAAAGCCCCAAATGCCGTCATAACTGGCGCCCAAACGAGCCAGCACATCACGGCTTTCGTCGACGTACAAAACGCCATCAAAGAAATCACCAAACAGCAGCGGACCAACAAAATAACCAGCCAGAACAGAGGGGATAGCCAACAGAATCAGTGGCACCGTGACCACCCACGGTGACTCTTTAGGATCACCACCAGCCTCATGATGCGATTCATCTTCATGGCCATGACCATGGCCGTGGTGTTCTACATGTCGGAAGTTCTCGGGACCGTGAAACACCATAAAGAACATGCGAAAGCTATACAGCGCGGTCACAAACACCCCGGCGAGAATCAGGATATAGGCCATACCGGCTCCAGGCGTCGTGGAGTAAGCGACCGCTTCGATAATGCCGTCTTTGGAAAAGAAACCGGAAAAACCGGGAATACCAATCAGCGCGAGCGAACCGATTAATGCCGTGGCATAGGTAATGGGCATGTACTTACGCAGCCCGCCCATCTGACGAATATCTTGATTGTGGTGCATAGCCATGATCACCGAACCCGCGGCCAAGAACAGTAAGGCTTTGAAGAACGCGTGCGTCATCAGATGGAACAGCCCCGCGGCATATGCCGAGGCACCCAACGCCACCGTCATATAACCCAACTGTGACAAAGTGGAGTAGGCGACCACGCGCTTGATATCGTTTTGCACCAAGCCCAAGAGCCCCATGAAAAAGGCGGTGATTGCGCCGATCACCAGAATAAAGCTCAGCGCCACCGTCGAGAACTCATACAACGGCGACATGCGTGCCACCATAAAAATCCCAGCTGTCACCATGGTCGCGGCATGGATTAATGCCGAAATTGGGGTCGGACCCTCCATAGAATCGGGCAACCAAACGTGCAAAGGCACTTGCGCGGACTTGGCCATGGCGCCGATGAACAAGAGGATGCAGGCTACGGTTAGCAGTGACCACTCCATACCCGGCAAGATGCTAATGGTTGCGCTCGACATGGTTTCGGCGCTGGCGAATACGTCCATGTAGTCGAGGCTGGCGGCATGGAAGACGATGGCGCCAATCCCCAAAACAAAGGCAAAGTCACCGATGCGGTTGACGATAAAGGCCTTCATATTGGCGTAAATCGCCGTGGGCCGTTTGTACCAAAAGCCGATCAGGAGGTAGGACACCAGACCCACCGCTTCCCAGCCGAAGAACAATTGCAGGAAGTTATTGGCCATCACCAAGGTGAGCATGGCGAAGGTGAACAGTGAGATCAGCGCAAAGAAGCGCTGATAACCGGGATCATCGCGCATATAGCCAATGGTGTAGATGTGCACCATCAGGGACACAAAGGTCACCACCAGCATCATCATCGCCGTGAGGTTATCCACCAAAAAGCCGATCTCAAAGCGAATCCCGTCGCTGACCAACCAGGTGTAAACGGTTTCGTTATAGACCTCAGCGCCGCGTATCGCGTGCTCCCAGAAAACAATCACCGATAAGAGAAAGGAGATCGTCACCCCGGTAATGGTGACGATATGAGCGCCCTCGCGACCCACCGCTTTACCGAACAAGCCAGCAACAATCGCACCCAACAGCGGCGCCAGGACAATCACGATGTAAAAGCCGTCCATATCCCTAGCCCCTCATCTCATCCAGATCACGGACGTTGATGGTTTGTCGGTTACGGAATACCAGCACCAAAATCGCCAAGCCGATCGCAGCCTCCGCCGCCGCCACCGTGAGGATAAAGAACACAAATATTTGCCCGGTGAGATCACCGAGGAAATAAGAGAAGGCAATGAAGTTGAGGTTGACGGACAGCAGCATCAACTCAATACACATCAACAGGATGATGAGATTTTTCCGATTGAGAAAAATCCCGGTCACACTCAGGGCAAACAAGATGGCACTGAGTACCAGATAATGGGCCAAGGTAATCATGAGCGATCCTGCTTTTTCTCAGCCTGCATTTTTACCAGACGCACTCGGTCCTCTCGCCGCACCTTGACCTGCTCACTAGGATCCACATATTTCGTGTCAGGCCGACGCCGCAGAGTCAGCACAATGGCGGCGATAATAGCCACCAGCAGAATCACGGCAGCTACCTCAAAGGCCAACACATATTCGGTGTACAACAGCTCACCCAAGGCTCTGGTGTTGCTGTAATCCGCTGCCGCCCGCTCGGGAGATGCGACTTGGAAAGCCGAGGAGCCGACAACTTTGGCCATAACCAGCATCATCCCCACCGCCACCACCAATCCGATGGGCAGCAAGGTGACAAATCCCTCG is part of the Ectothiorhodosinus mongolicus genome and encodes:
- a CDS encoding NADH-quinone oxidoreductase subunit M: MFSDWPLLSLVVWTPIVGGLLVLFIGDRMPEIARRLALGAAVLTFLFSIPLFTGFERGTAAMQFQEFLPWISALNINYHLGVDGISMPLILLTTFTSVLVIIAAWEVIQHRVAQYMAAFLILEGLMNGVFAALDAILFYVFFEAMLIPMFLVIGIWGGPNRVYATLKFFLYTFFGSVFLLIALIYLFLQTGSFAILDFHTLPIGMTAQILIFLAMFMAFAVKIPMFPVHTWLPDAHVEAPTGGSVILAAIMLKIGGYGFLRFSLPIAPDAAQALDWMMITLSLIAVVYVGLVALMQKDMKKLIAYSSIAHMGFVTLGFFIAFMVFTNTGQWQGAALGISGGMVQMISHGLISAAMFLCVGVLYDRMHSREIADYGGVANTMPWFAAFFVLFAMANTGLPGTSGFVGEFMVIIASFHANFWIALLAATTLILAAAYTLWLVKRVIYGEVANDNVAKLQDLNRREFWLLGVLAFAVLLLGVYPAPLLEVLDASVDNLVQHIAQSKL
- the nuoK gene encoding NADH-quinone oxidoreductase subunit NuoK; amino-acid sequence: MITLAHYLVLSAILFALSVTGIFLNRKNLIILLMCIELMLLSVNLNFIAFSYFLGDLTGQIFVFFILTVAAAEAAIGLAILVLVFRNRQTINVRDLDEMRG
- a CDS encoding NADH-quinone oxidoreductase subunit J, which encodes MGFEGVLFYFFSAVLVTAAVAVITLRNPVHAALFLVVAFVAMAAHWIMLEAEFLGILLVLVYVGAVMVLFLFVVMMLDINISRLREGFVTLLPIGLVVAVGMMLVMAKVVGSSAFQVASPERAAADYSNTRALGELLYTEYVLAFEVAAVILLVAIIAAIVLTLRRRPDTKYVDPSEQVKVRREDRVRLVKMQAEKKQDRS
- the nuoN gene encoding NADH-quinone oxidoreductase subunit NuoN; amino-acid sequence: MNFEIPNFVPIIPEMFLLAMALGILVLDLFLPQSRRGVTYALSQFALLGTLLLVVVLASDQVRLSFSNSFVADPMADLLKGAVLIISVAVFSYSRSYLSVRDLYKGEFFVLGLLGILGMMIMISAHSMLTLYLGLELLSLSLYALVAFNRDSSVSSESAMKYFVLGSIASGMLLYGMSLVYGVTGSLDIQEVALGVSTAILGGELDIALVFALAFVVVGLGFKMGAVPFHMWLPDVYHGAATPVTLFISAAPKIAGFAIVMRLLVDGLGPLHADWQGMLLILAVLSLALGNVVAIAQTNIKRMFAYSTIAHVGFIVMAIMAGTEPGYAAAIFYVIVYAMMAAGGFGMILLLSRQGFEADNIEDFKGLGERSPWFAFIMLLLMFSMAGIPPTVGFYAKLAVLQAVVDVGLVWLAVFAVLMSVIGAFYYLRVVKYLYFDKPSDDAPIVREADMGAVLSINGLAMLALGIFPGILMSLAVAVR
- the nuoL gene encoding NADH-quinone oxidoreductase subunit L, producing the protein MDGFYIVIVLAPLLGAIVAGLFGKAVGREGAHIVTITGVTISFLLSVIVFWEHAIRGAEVYNETVYTWLVSDGIRFEIGFLVDNLTAMMMLVVTFVSLMVHIYTIGYMRDDPGYQRFFALISLFTFAMLTLVMANNFLQLFFGWEAVGLVSYLLIGFWYKRPTAIYANMKAFIVNRIGDFAFVLGIGAIVFHAASLDYMDVFASAETMSSATISILPGMEWSLLTVACILLFIGAMAKSAQVPLHVWLPDSMEGPTPISALIHAATMVTAGIFMVARMSPLYEFSTVALSFILVIGAITAFFMGLLGLVQNDIKRVVAYSTLSQLGYMTVALGASAYAAGLFHLMTHAFFKALLFLAAGSVIMAMHHNQDIRQMGGLRKYMPITYATALIGSLALIGIPGFSGFFSKDGIIEAVAYSTTPGAGMAYILILAGVFVTALYSFRMFFMVFHGPENFRHVEHHGHGHGHEDESHHEAGGDPKESPWVVTVPLILLAIPSVLAGYFVGPLLFGDFFDGVLYVDESRDVLARLGASYDGIWGFIVHGMMMPPFWLALAGVATAWYVFMQRPELADQVRNKFPRVYQAMLRSYGFDEFNDRVFAAGSRRLGNWLWRFGDTLIIDRILVNGTARSVGWISSRLRFSQTGYLYHYAFTMIVGLLVLIVYFVR
- the rimP gene encoding ribosome maturation factor RimP, with amino-acid sequence MRQDSAKIQGLIAPVIQAMGFDLWGLEYQLHGNSALLRVFIDADAGVTLDDCAAVSDQVSGVLDVEDPIPVAYRLEVSSPGVNRPLFEAGHYARYQGEKIKLRTQWPVEGRRNFSGVIQKADPDVVELLVDDELIQVPLQAVARARLLGELEVRKSRS